A region from the Triticum aestivum cultivar Chinese Spring chromosome 3D, IWGSC CS RefSeq v2.1, whole genome shotgun sequence genome encodes:
- the LOC123076974 gene encoding uncharacterized protein: protein MPRKLPSSVCMGIYMTPKEKSGVFLGSMEPLDRKQIDHIASCLPNIIVPQVTNIACLYTIDFAGNLSVRAPSSVGTSSAHATPELNTASPGSFACFLCLAQEGEGQD, encoded by the exons ATGCCCAG GAAACTTCCTTCTTCAGTATGTATGGGGATTTATATGACACCAAAAGAGAAGTCCGGCGTGTTTCTTGGTTCTATGGAACCCCTCGACCGGAAGCAAATAGATCACATCGCAAGTTGCTTGCCCAATATAATCGTGCCGCAAGTTACCAACATCGCGTGCTTATACACCATCGACTTTGCTGGAAATCTATCTGTCCGTGCTCCATCGTCTGTCGGAACTTCTTCTGCCCATGCTACACCTGAG CTCAACACTGCATCGCCCGGTTCGTTTGCTTGCTTCCTTTGCTTGGCTCAGGAAGGAGAAGGCCAGGACTAG